The Amia ocellicauda isolate fAmiCal2 chromosome 16, fAmiCal2.hap1, whole genome shotgun sequence nucleotide sequence gacattttggagctgcaagttattcttatgtatttattttaccgtaattaatcacctcatataaactgctgtgtattttgatctGCAACTACCAATTAGCGGCTCACAGACACTGCTACCTGCcaatcctctattctgattggccaggactggatatggaagaatccaataacCGAGACCCAGTTTCCACTCGTGAGTCAGacagtagtttgtttttaatgtgtgtaagtgcgGAAAAAGTCGTTTCACAGAAATAGGTCGATGCAAAATATCAGTTAATCCAATGCGATATCAGCGACGCAGCAATCAACAGTTGTCACATTCAGCTCTTTCcccgcacccccccccccataaagGGTCTTGCACCCCCCCAGGGGTGTGcgccccacagtttgggaaccactgatttaGGAGATTATTAGTtctattaagggttcaattaagtaatggaGAGGTCGtttgaaacaaaaaccagcaggatagGTGGTACTCCACTGTCCTAAAGGATTTCTTCTCTTGGACATTTACAGCTTACAGTTGTGTGAAATTAGTTTTAAAAGGTTAAAACAGTACTACAACAGCAAAAAGTACATCTAAAATTAATAAAAGCATTAAGTTCTTCAAAAGTGCATATACCATTTATCAAATACTACTACAGCATCCAGAGGATACACAATGAGACaagattttcaacaaagaaattctaaaaaaaaaaaaaaaaaaaaatcctgaaattcCACCTGAAAATACCTCTAGCTCTTGCATAGGCCGTAGCCAGTGGGGTGAGGTCCTTGTACATGTCATACACCATACAGACCTTGGCTTCCTCCTCACTCAGTGGCACGCCAACAGCAGCACCTAGTGGACATAATAAGACAACACATAACCTGTGTTCTTGAATGTGTTAGGGACATGTGCTGATGGCATCATTGGAAAACATGAGGCAATGTACTGATCTGAATAGTATGCTCAGCATTGGCAGTATGGACTATGCATTCTTTCTGCTGTCCTGCGTCGGGTTTTAAAGAATCACACACACCTTCCATTGCCATCTCCAAAGATAGCACTCCCCGAGGGACTGAGCTCACCTACCCGTTCCCATGAAACTGCACATCAGTAAATTGGTTGCATATTTACTCTAGATTAGTTGGGAAATGTTTATGGAATTAATCAATTTAGACtggcagatttttttatttgttttcatataattTAGGTATGCAAACATTTACCCCCGTTGTaccatttttaattacataGTATAGAGGTTAGAGGCAAGAAAAACTTTGGAAGAGACTTgcagttatttaaaatcttttttttttttaatttgaaatgtctcTAAACTAACCAATGTCTGcatctaaataaatatacaccaaAAATATCACAGAACGATGGAAAATATAATATTGTGGACATTAAAAGGGATTTTTTAACATGGGTACGGGCCGTTTTAAACTCTAGACTTCAAAGAGCCCGCAGCCAGGCAGGTTTTATAGATCTCTTTAAATACATGTGGTGAAAGCGGTACTGCCCAGTGAATAACAAGTTCAACTGTGCGATTTACAGCggggaatgaaaaccagaagaccctgtagtcctcaaaaaacaaaacggagCCAAGAGCCTGCAATAAGAACCCAAGCTGGGAAGGGCCAAGCCGAGCTATCCTCACCAGCTGGGCTGACATGCTTGAAGGACGTGGCTGCGGCGAGACCCAGGGCTTTCTTCAACTCTCTCACCAGCTGCCAGGCGTTCAGAGCGTCGCACAGGTTGATGAATCCCGGGGAGCCGTTCACAACTGAAACGAGACCAGACAGGCAGGAATCTTGTAGTTACCGAGACGCTGCCAACCAATTACAACCGTTAAAGGTCTAGAGAACAGATTCGGTCAGCATCGCTCACCACATTGGAGTCATGGGTGCTTTGACAAAACTGAAGAGGCCTAGAGGGTCTCGGATGACCCTGCTGAGGAACACCAGTGTAAAGGGGTCCGGGCCTCCGCTTTTAAATGTTGAGGTCCCAGAAGGCTTGTGCTCACTTGAGCTTGAGGTTTAAAattgattgtattattattggaaCAGATCAGTCCCCAGGGGTTCATAAAGCAGATGGAATGACAGATCAAGAATCCTTCAGGAAACAGGGGTGTCCCGTGTACCTGTGATGGGCAGCTTGGGCTGCAAGGTGTAGAGCTGGGCAGGGGCCTGATGGGGGTTCATGCCATAGCGGAGGGGCAACTGAGACACCCCCTTACTGTACTCCCTCCGGAAGTAATCGGATATAGCGTCATCATACTGAGTAGTGTGGGTGAAGGCCTGGAGAGGGAGGCAGAAAGATGGTGAGGAAAATAAGTGTGACTACAGTTGCATTCACAGATAAATCTGCCCAATTGCTATTCTGTATTCAACTGCTTTAAAAGAGCAAAACCACACGGTTCCCAAATTGTGGTTACTGTTCTCCACATGttgctttcatttttaagtTATCATGGGTCCCACTGCAATGCAATGAGGTTATAATCCTGTTCTAAAGCAATCTCCTTAAAGATGTCAACCAAGATGCTGAAAAGTACAGACACTTCCCCCAAAACCTAATGTCATGGATGGTGTTTAATAACTCATCACTAtgtgtatacaaaataaataaaaggtacTTTAACTGAGCAACATGTGGTGCTACATATTTTCAGAacaatatttttctatttttaacaccaaaacatttataaaagcaaaatcaaaACACTGTACAATCAAATATGaaaccaagaaataaaaatggacAATACAAACCTTAACATAGGGATATTATCACAGTAGaatataaatctatatattcctcTATTTTTATTCCAAACAGTGGTTGGAAGCATTATTGAaaactaaaggaaaaatattagtATGGATTCCGCATCAGTATTAATAAAAGCATTTTGCATagaaacattatatatgcattcacatttttttgtaaatgccaacagcaatttaaaataaacacattcactAATTAAATGTACACAGCATGTTTTCTCACTATATCcataaagaaaaacatcagGATCCCTCCTTATTACTTTAGATTATGAGAATCCCAAATCTACCTGGTTCTTGTTACCCATGCCTTGACTGTTGTTTGGTCAGAGGGCAATGTTCAGTATACAGAAGGATGACAAGGAGAACATACCCAATAAACCATGTGCATGCTGGATAAAGTGTGTTGCAATAAAACCCACAAGTGATAACCCTTGCTTAAAAGGTTAATCCCCCACAGACTCACCAGAGCTTTTCACAGAGCAAACAAAAATTGTGTCTCCGAAACATGAGGGAGTTTGTCTGAAGTTCTACCAATTAGAATTTTCTCAAATTGTGTCAGTCTTGCTTAATTTGTGATGTGGGCACAAATTCATCACCTACATATACTTTACACACTTCTTCATAGGGCTCTGCCAGTGACAGATTTTTAGTATCGCTATACCATTGAAGAATTCACCACGGTAAATCGGTATTACTGTTGGGGGAGTGTCACGAGTTAAAATCACTACATTAAAAGGATAATTTGAAGTAGACTCTATAGTAGcactataataaatcataaatagcAGATTCAGTACGTATTCAcatacaaattacataaataaaacctcaaTAGACCATTAAatcatacataacacatacagtaAGTATTCAATTCAGTAGTTACATAAATAAACCCTGATGTAAAACTACTAATTTTAATTTAGATTGAATACCCCTTTTTGTCCTATAATGATTTCAAAACAGCCTTTAATTACATCCTACAGTTACCCACAGCAGTGTTTTTAACTCTAATCTCAGCCCTTTTTATCAATAACTCAGACTACATGTTGTAACTAAGCAAGCTTCCTGTAGAAACTAAACTACCAGCATCTCTCTGCTTGTTTACATGGGGGTGCGTTCATGTCGCGCAGACTTAAGTCATTGCGCACAGAATCTGACCATTTATAGTCAACGAGTGCAGACGTCCCGCAGATTCTATGCAGAATGACTAAAGTGAATGACTAAAGCCACATAGCTCAAGCTTTCAAAACCTAAATGCGTGAGATTTGTCAAAAAGACaaatggggtgggggtgcaTAGCATAGTTTGTTCAAAATGCGTGTATGTGCATGACTTCAGAGCTACGtatgcaaacacacacttctAGGTtttaggatttaaaaaaaatggactGTACCAGTGAgtctatgcttttgtttttttcctggtCAGAATCTAATCTAACCACTGCGTTATTAAGTGGTAGAATAATTACCTTCAAAGCTAACATTTTGCGGGTgtccagggttgtgtccttggaATCCGAAGCCTCCATTTCCTTCGCCACCAGGTCATAATCAGTGGGGTCACACACAATGGTCACCCGCACATGGTTCTTCGCTGCAGCGCGCAGTAGGGTCACCCCACCTGAAGCACAAAGACCGATACGTGATCTTGTCACAATGAAGCGGACCAACGTATAGTATGGACATTTCATAGTCTAACTACAATGAATATGCAATTCTCATGGATATCCTTGTGCTGCTTGTTTTATACCTACCAAAAGttataaaatataatctaaTCTAATAGTGCAATAgttttctcatttttttttatatgaataaaTGTCAATGCCTTAATGTAATAAATGGACAAAGATGTTTTATGGTCTCTACGGTTTAGTGACAGAAGGTAATTAGCAACAGACAAGAAGGCTTTATGGAAATAGACCTTGAAGTGAAACACCTACCTTGACATCTTTGAACGatttctgtatttcatgtgcACTTGTAAGAGCCTTACAAATATTCAAAAGTTGTGAATGAGGTCTAATATTGAGAAAAGCAAAAATCAAGCAGATGCAGTTCCTactaaaagcaaaataaatccaACGGATAAACAGGTAAGCAAGGGTGCAGTGAATTGGGTGGTTGGTTATACTGAAAAGGTGCAACACTGCAACATGCTTATGCACAGTAGGCTTTGTAGAGCATTTGTGGAGTATCTGCAGTGTAATGCTTACTTTGGAACCACCCAAAGGGAAATGCACAATCGTGATCTAGAAATATCTTTAATAACAGAAGGAAGCAATTCACTGCAGATACTCCAGTGAGGTACTGGAGACCTTACATTTAATAGTTTTACTGCAATAGTGGCACTGTGCTAGATAAGCCATTATTTATATGACATAAGGAATAAGAACAAAAGGACACCTGGGGCAAGACCAAAACAAATTGACCCAAATGTGAGTGAagcacaaattacaaacttgtattttatcttacattaatacatattttttttagaaaGAGGCTTCTCAGAATAACTTAAGACGTTACACTTCGTGATTCAAGGATAGGTCAAAGTTTGGATTTGGTCTAGCTCTAGATCACATCAGGGTTCTGGCACTGTTCCACGAGGAGAAAAAGGACAATCGCGTTCCTGCTTTCTCAATTTACCAATGTCAATCTGCTCCACAGCTTCGGCCACAGAGACGTCAGGGGAAGAGACGGTCTTCACAAATGGATACAGGTTACATACCACAACCCTGAGGGGGTGGAAAttgcaaaatacattaatttggtCTTCAGAATCAAGAAAAGCTGGTTGTGAAACTTGTGAAAAAGGATTTATTTGATGTGCTCAGAACTGGATGTCACACCAGTGTCCTTCTCAATTTCAAAACCCTAAGATAGAAAGCCGTTGCGGTGCTATTCATCTTCATCCCAAAACAGGGCCTATCCATGCTCAGTAAGGAGAAAGTAACTTAACATGCTTCTCATGGGGAACAGTTTAGTTTCAGCACATCATTGATTAATAATTTGATCAGCCAACACAAGCTACACACCCAACATCTCAGCCAATCCTACAGCTTGCTCTTAATCTTAGCCACACATTCATCATTAGAGTTAAGACAAAGCCCCAGACATCGAATGACCACGACAGAAAAATCAAACACGCATGACCAACCCCCCTGgtgtaaatgcattaaaatcaaTTTGATGCATTTTTGAGCAGATCACATGGGTTTCTTTGAGGGGAACCAATACAAAGCAGCCTTTTGAAATGTCCCAGAGCAATGGAAAAGTAGCCAGTGCTGCAGCAAATAGGTTAAACCTGGCTCCACTACATCTCGGCCCTCTCCTCATACCTCACAAGACTGAATCCTAGTTTGTCCATATCAGCTTTATCAGTGGAGGTGTGTCTGGCCAAAATGCCTAggagtaaacaaaaaaaaagggtaAAAAGATTTAAGCACGAAGGTCACTAGGGTGCAAATTATGAGCTCAAAAGTAATATACAATGAACACCACAACATGTGATATTTAAACAAAGACTTCTTTAggttaaaaagaaaactgaataaCTGTCATTAACACTTGTGTGGAATTATTTAACAAAAGCTTATGACTGAAACCATTACTTCCATTTTCctgaatatatttattaaaagaaaaagaaaaaaaagaagaagcaggCTTTAACCATTAGTATTTGCAACATTAACTGTTTAAATAGGGAATTAAACAAAACTAGGCCATAATCAACTTCAACTCCATCAGACATTGCATGCATTATATGTTTACCTCCATGAACAGTTGGGTGCAAAGTCTTGACTCTCCCCCCAAGCATCTCTGGAAAACCAGTGAGCTCAGAGACATCCCtgatgagaaaaacaaaatacttcaatttaaaTCCAAAAGGAAAAGCACTGGAATGGGTAACCTGTCTCTGAGGCCATGGTGACTAGTTATTAAGAAGTGTAGTGCAGGATTAGTTAAAGGCACCATTTAATATGCAAGCCCACGATTCTAAATGAGTGAATGAATGAAAGTTGAATTAAAGTTGCAGTAATCGCTGTTTTAAAGTAGCATATCAAAATGTCCCCTCACTCAGGCAATGCAGAACATGGTACAACAGATGTATCTATACAGGTTTAAAATCACCCATACAAGGATGTTTTGCAGTACGCATCTACAGGTACATTACGGTGCTGTAAAAGCGTTTTAATTGTGTTGTGCCCAAACACCAACCTGACAGAAAGGCCAGCATCCCGCAGCGCTTTGGCAGTGCCACCAGATGCCACCAGAGACAGGCCTGTGGAAACCAGCCGCCTGGCAAAACCCACCAGCCCCGTCTTATCCGACACACTAAGCAGCGCTGGGGGAGAGGGCAGAGAGACCAGTGATTACAGGACCCTCACTTTCAAATGGACTGGTTTTAACTGGATGCTGCAGATTCCAGAGGACATAACCAGTACAGTGCACAGTTCTCCCcatgaacacaaaacacacgCGTTATTATTTACAAGGAGCTGTGGGAGTATCGGAGTATCCTTTCTTCAGGGCATCAATACCTTCGCTGAAAAATGCAAAACCTGCATTGATTACTGAGCTTGAACAATAGCATATCGTTGAACAAGTTTGGGAAAAGCAGATTAAgcattttcaataaaaaaagtatGCACATTAACTTCGAAAACTCCATGCGACTCTTGTGAACATGCTCtcggttattattattattattattattaataataatattcagcaATGGTCAATGCATGCATCAGAAAATATACTATCACACATTAGGGCTGATATTAGCCTTTATCATTCATGCAatccatttttaaatatgaagtGCGCAATGTCTGCAAAAACTGCAAACAAGGAAGGCGCCGTGACTTCAAAACGTGTGATAATGCAGtaagaaaatgaaactgaaagtcAATAACATATCTGTCGCATGCGGTACCCAGTTCAGTAGCCATGACGTTAATCCTCCAGTTGCTCTCAGCCTTTAGAGAAAATAAATCGCAGTTTGCAGCTGTGTTCACAGAAACACGTGGATCCCACTTTTATACGACAGTGCTGGTCGGGACGCGGCATGCCGGGAAGTCCAGCGCCGAGCTTCAGGTCCGCCCCCCTGTGCTCGTACGGCACAATGAACAGAGCAGGGGAGTGGTGCATTTGTCTTGGCCATAGGTGTCTACCTGTGTGATGTTTATAATTTCTTCCCGTGTCCATGTGGCTTTCCTCCTGGTGCTCCAATTTCCTCCTATATCCCAAGGGCATGCTGCTCAGGTTCACTGACTGCTCTAAAGGGCCtgtagtttttgtgtgtgtgtgtgtgtgctgctctgCAATAGACTGGCGTTCTGTCCGGGGTGtaccctgccttgtgccctgtgcCTGCCAGATAAGGCTCACGATGACCCTGCACTGGGTGAAGCAGTTATTGAAAGTGGTTTTGcagttttttaatttgcaaaaaaTGGTCAATTGTAGGAAGGACAGGGAGTTTAATCCCATTCAGTATTTACAAGAACCATTATCTTGTTAATTCTATATCTTCAGATATAGAATACCAGGCTCAAGAATAAGTATTCCTTGAGACTTCATTGTACCATCCGTATCACTGAAACACACGTAGAGAAGCGTTTCTTGAGTTTTTAAGTGACACTTGTTAAAACTCCAGTGGACAGAATATGCATTGctcttaacacacacacacccacacacacccacacacacactttagtttaaaaaaaaatccaatccaTTTATACTGtcaagacaacacacacacacacacacacacacacacacacacatatatacagatagatataatatctatatatatactgtatatgtattatataaataAGTGACATTTAGCCTTGTTTTGCTCTGATGCCTACTGACTaaatcatttcatttttcaCAATAAGTCAATGTGAATGAAACCTTGATCAACATGACCAACACCATAACCTAAACGAGTCGTATACATTTTTgcaaaacagtaaacacaacACTCTACACATGACAATTGGGTAAGTGagaaagaagaaggagagatgtAAATCATGTGATAAATGATGGCCATTTCATGTGAGAGGCTCCTGGGCAGATGGTGAATCTAAGCAGGTCAACTGTGGCATTACAGTTTTGTCAGTGGTTACAATCAAGTTTAGGAATCCATTGGCACAATTTTGAAAACTAATAACACAATACTTCACAGAGAGTTGCAGAAATCAAATTACTTCAGAACCCCAAGCACTTTTTGCATTTGATTACATACAAACTACAAAATTTAACAAAACCTTCACAATTATCTATATTCCTTGCTCAGTctttaatacatatttcaaatgcTTACATCTGTTTTTCAAAATGCCTCACTCTAATTGTTATCTCCAAGAATGTTATCTTGTTATTAATAATCGCATTCACTTTGTGAAAATGGAAGTAGGATTAATTGACAATTATCCCAACACCACATATAAGGATATGTAGACTGCATGCAGTTTGTGGCAACATGGAGGAGGTTGCAGAAGAAGATGCTGAGCAAGGGCgcgtgggagtgggagtgggagtgggagtgggagtgggagtgggagtgggagtgggagtgggagtgggagtgggagtatCAAGGAAGACAAGATGGAGTAGGACCAAAAAGAGCTACTGTGttgaattaatttagaacaacaTTTGTTTACCATGTAATAAACAGAGGCTTGTAAATGAGGCTTACTGGGTTTATTATCTAACCAAATTTTAACAGGTCAGCAGCTGCCTTTATCATCCGGACATTCCACACAGAGATTCGGTGAGTGTATAGAACATGCAGAGTTTTACACTACATGGATATCTGTTACtagtaaatgtttttattagaaATGTTTGTAAATATTGTTAACCACCATAGTTCACTGTGCTCCTGACATTAGTTTAATTCTATTTCTCTTTGTCGTTATTATACTGAGGGTGTTAAAGGTGAGGAGCCTGTTTTTAACATtactttgtttctgtttttgtatcacttttattgttattttctgttttagtgTTAATAGTTATCTTTGTAAATGTATAGAGAGCCTAGAGGCTGTATTGATTAAATATCCTTATAGTACATTTGCTCATTTGTACGAATAAAGCTTTTTCCTCTGCACTTATTGGATGGACCTGTCTGATTTGAATATTCTTTGTCTGATGACAGAAACGAAACGACATTTCGGAAATGTATCATTAAACCCAGTACCACAAGGACGTGGTAAGCTCACTGTCAAATCTATACCTTCACACTTCCTCAGTCTGCTACCAGAGATCAACATCCCCCAACTTCTAATTGCTTCAATCATTCCTCAGCTCCATGTCCTattattcaattaacattccaaaacaccatgtgcacttgtttgtACTGTCCTCTTCCCCATTTGTCATCTCCAACACTGGTATCCTGCTTCCCTCTTCTCTTCGTATATATCCCCATTCAATGCTCAGTCTTGTTTATTTCCCAGTAGCATTTCCTAGCACTCTATCCCTGTGATTGCCTTTGATTAGTGCTTCCCCGTTACTAACCCTCGCTGCCCTCTTATCGACCACCACCTCTTGGATTGCCCTCTCGGTGTTGTTCGCTCGATCATCGACCCTTTGCCTGCCTCTTCGACCACGACTTATGGATATCCTTGGACACTATTGTTTACATGAATTAAACTTTTCCTGTCTAATAAACTAATTGAGATGTGTGAGTAGAGTTGTTCCATTCTAACTTTGACTTCTGATAGCCTATTAAACAGGATAAtacatttgtgctggtttgtacAAAAAATACCCAAATTAAAGACTATTTTGGTTTGATTTGAACATTGATGGGGTGATGTGAtatcataaaatataatgtttaatatctCAGGAACCATACTGGCACAAACTATGATTTTTGCAGCGCAAACTAAtggaaatatttgtattcatgttCTGATCCCATGGGGTACCAACTTCACTGGAGGTACTATACCTAACACACAGAAATTAACCTTCAGCACTTGTAGCCCACTGGTCATGAACACAAACCcagcattcacacaggagagcgGGCCATACCGCTGGGTTCAGTCACACCAGagaattcacacaggagagaccACAGAACAGTGTGGGaaggttttttttattacatcaGGAATCGTGAAAGTTCATTACCAATTTCACACAGAATAGAAACCATGAATCTGTAATCCTTGTGAGAAGAGTTTCACTAATTAAATGTAGCTTTGTAAACACACAGGAGAGCTACCATACAGGTATCATAAGTGTGGGAATGTTTGAGTACATCAGGAAGTCTGAAAGAATGGGACTTTAAGACAAAGACTTCACAGCTGtgattattgtgaaaaaatctAAGGGTCCATATTATGCAAGAAATACTGCACAGCTCTGATCAGTACTGTTCTAAAGTTCTAAAGTTCTAAAGCTCATGCACTTCCCAtgcaacacaggagcagttgtcacctgcTGATTGGtacagctaatgcaggacaaacTGCAGCTCTTACCATGTTGGAACAAATTAACTATGTTCTCAGCAGGGCACAAATGTCAGCTTGAGTgctgaaagacctgaggtcttgtcagaaattttaatacaataaaagacatagcagctctgcataaatatatttacttaaatatgtatatatttatttgaatgtaatatataaaatattgtgttgtacagttttgtctctctctctctctctctctctctctctctctctctctctctctctctctctctctctctttctctctctcccccccctgtacagccacttttctctctttgtctggttccaAGACACAAtcgtcatcattttggctctgtacgccaccacaatggatttgaaaggaaacaatcaagatgtgcttgaagtgtagactttcatctttcatgtaggaattacacccatttttatatgtggtccccccaattttaggggctcaaaagtaattggacaaactaacataatcattaaataaattgtgagtttcaatacttggttgcaaatcctttgcagtaaatgactgcctgaagtctggaagccatagacatcaccagatgctgggtttcttcacTGGTGATGCACTGCCAGGCCTgtgctgcagctgtctttagttcctgcttgttcttgaagAGTTTTGCATTCAgatttgccttcagcaagtgaaatgcatgcttgattgatttggccattgcagaacattgcacttcttcaccttaaaaaagtcttgggttgctttcgcagtatgcttcgggtcattgtccatctgcactgtgaagcatcatccaatgagttttgaagcatttgtctgaatctgagcagataatatagccctaaacacttcagaattcatcctgctgcttttgtcagcagtcacatcaccactaaatacaagggaaccagttcccttggaaaccatacatgcccatgccataacatgctttacagatgaggtggtatgcttgggatcatgagcagttccttcccttctccatactcttctcttcccctcattctggtacaagttgatctttgtctcatctgtctataggatgttgttccagaaccagtataggaaacagagggtgtcgattagaggagtcgcttctaactggagtgaggttgttaatggagttccacagggatcagtactagggcctgtgctttttctaatctatattaatgatctggactctgggatagttatcaaacttgtcaaatttgcagatgatactaaaataggtggctcagcagatacaatcttggcagcacaggctattcagagggacttagataatattcagttgtgggccgacacctggcaaatgaaattcaatgtggacaagtgcaaggtaatacatgcagttaacaaaaatgtccactataattacactatgggaggtacagatctagatgaagtaatgcatgagaaagacctaggagtctatgtggactcctcactttctccatccaagcaatgtggggaagcaataaaaaaggcaaacagaatgctagggtatattgtcaaaattgtagaatttaaaacaagagaagtaatgttaagactgtacaatgcgctagttagacctcatctggaatactgtgtgcagttctgggcaccacacttcaagaaggatattgctgctctagaggcagttcagaggagagcaaccagacttattccaggtctgaagggaatatcctactgagagactgagggaactgaaccttttcactctggaacagaggagactacgtggggacttgatccaagtcttcaaaatcatgaaaggcatcgaccacatcaaaccagaggagcttttccagatcagcagggacacacgcacccgg carries:
- the atic gene encoding bifunctional purine biosynthesis protein ATIC, which codes for MATELALLSVSDKTGLVGFARRLVSTGLSLVASGGTAKALRDAGLSVRDVSELTGFPEMLGGRVKTLHPTVHGGILARHTSTDKADMDKLGFSLVRVVVCNLYPFVKTVSSPDVSVAEAVEQIDIGGVTLLRAAAKNHVRVTIVCDPTDYDLVAKEMEASDSKDTTLDTRKMLALKAFTHTTQYDDAISDYFRREYSKGVSQLPLRYGMNPHQAPAQLYTLQPKLPITVVNGSPGFINLCDALNAWQLVRELKKALGLAAATSFKHVSPAGAAVGVPLSEEEAKVCMVYDMYKDLTPLATAYARARGSDRMSSFGDFIALSDICDVPTAKIISREVSDGIIAPGYEEEALKILSKKKNGNYCVLKMDPEYEPDENEVRVLFGLHLKQKRNGAVIDASLFNNIVSKGELSEQAVRDLIVASIAVKYTQSNSVCYAKDGQVIGIGAGQQSRIHCTRLAGEKANNWWLRHHARVLAMKFKSGVKRAEMANAIDQYVSGTIVEGADLEAWKGMFEEVPELLSEEDKKTWIVSLKAVALSSDAFFPFRDNVDRAKQSGVEFIAAPSGSAADKVVIDACNELGIVLVHTSLRLFHH